The genomic DNA GAGCAGGGCGACCAGCTCGGAGGGGGGCGAGAGCACGTACTGCCGGATCGCGACCGAAGGGAGCACGCGCTCGACGAGGTGGTGAACGGCGTCGTGCATCCGGCGCGCGCCGCAGCTCGGGCACAGGCCGCGTCCCTTGCAGGAGAAGGCCAGCGCGCGCTCGGTGCCGCACGTGCGGCACCGCAGCTTGACGAACCCCTCGCGCGGGTCGCCGCACGCCATGAAGCGCTCGAGCTCGAGGCGGACGAACCCGGGCACCGCGCCGCCCTCTGCCTCCACGGCCTCGAGGTATCGAGGCCACCAGGCGCGCACGAGCGGCGTGAGCACGCCCTCCGTCGGGTCCCGCGGGACGTAGAGCCGAGCCTCCACGGCGCCGGCCAGGGCGCGACGCGTGCCAGCGCCCGCGGCCTCGGCTTCCGTCGCCGGTCGTCCGGTGCGCGTCCGGATTTCGCATCTTCGTCCGAGCTCGGCGTCCGAGAGCGCGGTGACCGCGCTCCACGCGCCGTCGGGGAGATGCCACGCCGCGTTCTCGCACGCGCTCACCGCGCTCCCGCCGGGCACGAGCTCCGAGATCGCCAAGGTCGAACCGGCTCCCCGCGCCGGTGCCCGAGGCGCTGACCTTGGCTCGGCACGCCGCATTGGAAGGCGGGTCAGGGCCGCTTCACCCTGAACGACCGCTTCGACACGAGCTTCACGCCCCTCGTGCAGATGCGCGTGAAGATCGAGATCGACACGCGAGCACGCCCTCGTGCATCACCCGCGCGCACCCGAACGAGCACGTTCCCCTCCGGGCGGCGGATCAGATAGCTCGTCGCGCCGAAACTCGCCTCGGCGTGATAGCCCGCGTGGTACACGGGCCCGTCGATCGGGATCGGGAAGGCCTCGAGCACCGGGCCCATCGCGTGCTTCTCGACGGTGCCGATCGGGCCGTCGGGCAGCTCACGAGCGCGAGGAGCGCGCGGTGAACCGCCTCGCCGTGCGGCTGGGTGTGCGCGCGCGAGGCGCCGGCGGCTGCGTCGAAGGTCTCCGGCCTCAGGCTCCGAGCCGGCTGATCACCGCCCGGAACTTGCTCATGCTCGTCCGCTCGATCCGCTCCACGCGCTCGATGTCCACGCGGATCTCGCCCATCCGCAGCCTCAGCTCGTGCCGGATCGAGGCCTCGTCGGTGTGGTCGTAGCCCGCCGCGGGCACCACCTTCACGAGCAGGCGATCGAGCGCCTCCTGGATGATCTGTGCCTCTTTCACCCGCTGAGCCATCTT from Deltaproteobacteria bacterium includes the following:
- a CDS encoding phenylacetate--CoA ligase family protein — translated: VPPGTAGELVFTGLLNRDHLLIRYPQGDRGVLAPLEERCPCGSAMPILRSIEGRADDVLVTKDGRRVGRLDPVFKMAQRVKEAQIIQEALDRLLVKVVPAAGYDHTDEASIRHELRLRMGEIRVDIERVERIERTSMSKFRAVISRLGA